In the genome of Dendrosporobacter quercicolus, the window CTGGGGGCAGTGGCGTTTGTATTTGATACGGCCGGCGGGGTATTGTTTGCGAAACTGATGAACCTGTTCAGCAAGACGAAAATCAATCCGATGATCGGAGCGTGCGGAATATCGGCGTTCCCGATGTCAGGGCGTGTAATCGCGAAGATGGCGCTCAAAGAAGATCCGACAAACTTTATCATCCAGCATGCGATCGGAGTGAACGTGGCAGGCCAGGTTGCGTCGGTAGTGGCGGGCGGACTGGTACTGGCGCTGATACCGGCGCTGACGAAATAAAAGGGAGGCGATCATCAGATGGAAGATGCAGTATCAAAGGCAATCACATTAGGAACAGTGGCCTTGCCGACGATGTTTTTTGTAATCGGGGTATTTATTCTGGCTACTAAGGCTTTACATGCGGCTTTTCCGGTTAAAGCAGAGGATGAGGAATAGCGGGTAAGACAAGGAACATTAAATTGATTTCCCAATCGTGATATTGGCGTACGTCTCAGGTTTAACGTCCCAGGCGCTTGAATAAGGAAGCTGGCGGCAATTTGCGGTCCGCGAAAACTTTATCTGATGTATTGCATATTTGCTATTGTGCAAATTTGCAAGGCAGGTAGAGGCCTGATTTTGGCCCGGGCGGAATTACCATTAAGGGGAGGGGAAACTTATGCTAGGAATGTCTGTTGCAGCCTTAGCGTCACTTGTTGCTATTGTTATTGTTGTTGGAATCTCCATGATTAACGAGGAACTCAATATCGGAATTGTTGCCATTGCCTTTGCCATCGTCGTCGGCAGCTTTTTCGCGGATCTTAATGCGGTACAAATAATGTCATCCCTGCCGATCAATTTGTTCATGATTTTAGTCGGCGTGACCTTTTTGTTTGGCATAGCCACTACCAACGGGACTTTGGAAAAGTTAACGGCGAATGCCATCCGCCTGGCCAAAGGCAACACGGCGCTGATCCCGCTGATTATCTTTATGCTGATCACCATAATTACCACCATCGGCCCGGGAAATATCGCCACAGTGGCCTTAATGGCGCCGGTAGTCATGGCGATCGCCGCCCGGATTGGCATCAATGCATTTTTGATGACTCTCTTAATCGTCGGAGCTGCGAATGGAGCTGCCTTCTCGCCAATCGCGCCAAGCGGCATCATCTCCAATTCAATTGTAGCTAAAATTGCTCCGCAGCTGGACGCACTGGGGCAGAGTATTGGCGATTTGAATACGTTTGGCTGGAAAATTCATCTAAATTCGGAGATTGCCCAGATTGCCGCCAATATTGGCGGATTCATGGTGCTTGGCGGCTGGAAGTGGATTGTCAGTCAGCGCAACTCCAGTCTGAATATTGATGATATTGCTCCCAAGCCGGAGCCTTTCAATAAAAACCAGATTATGACGCTTGTTGCCGTTGTTATTTTGGTGCTGCTGGTTATCCTGCCCAGTATGGCGGTAACCAAGGGACTGTTTTCACCATCTGTATTAAAACTCATTGGTACCGGAGACTCCGTCAATGTCGGGGCAATTGCATTTTTGCTGTCCAGCGTGCTGCTCATCCTGAATGCCGGCGACAGCAAGGCCACGGTGAAATCGATGCCCTGGCCGGTCATCATTATGGTCTGCGGCATGGGGATACTCATTGACGTTATGGATAAAGCCGGCGGCTTGAATGCTCTGGTTAATATTATCGCATCAGTATCCAATGAGACAACAATAACCGGTGTTTTGGCTTTAGTGACCGGGGTGATTTCCGCTTACTCCAGTTCGTCCGGCGTAGTCATGCCGATGTTCCTGCCGATGGTGCCGGGACTGATTCAAGAGCTGGGGGGCGGCAGTGCGGCGGCAATGATTTCTTCCATCAACGTCGGCTCGCATCTGGTGGACACCTCTCCCTTGTCCCTGTTCGGCGCAATCTGCATTGCCTGCGCGGACGAGAAGGAAGACAAAGGCAAGCTGTTCCGCAATTTGATGATTTGGGGCTTTTCGATGGCGGCGGTCGGCGCCGTTATCTGCTATATCTTCTTTGGCTTACTCAGTTTATAAAAGCCAGGCGCAGGCCGGAAAAGCTTGAAGCTTTTCCGGCCTGCTTTCCTATGGTCAGGGGGATGGTGGAGCAGCGCAACGAAAGGAGGCTGGCTAATGGAAAATTTGATGGTACGCTCGGAGACAAGCCGGAAGAATTTTTATGTTTTAATGGTTGCAATTATTTCTTTTATCTTCTTATTGGGATTTTCGCTGTACAAATATTTGGTTCTTCACATTTTTCAGCCGCTGGAAATGATGGCAGAGCTGCTGGTCTTATTTGTGCTTATTGAACGGATGGCGGCGCAATACAGCTATGAAATGACCCCAAAAGGCCTGTGCTTGACTAAGCGCAGCCTGCTGGGAACGGTAACCCATGAAATACCTTACGGTGCTATTTTCAGTGTTTACCGATATAAGCCCCAGCTGATCGGCCTTATTAAGTTTCGCCGGACTTACCGTTTTCACTCGGCTCTTGACGGGCGTGATGTCTGGACTTTGGCCTATACGGTAACCCGGTCGAACAATAAGGAGGAGAAGCGGCGGATTTATTTTAAGCCCGGTGATCAGATGCTTGCGGCCCTGCAAGCAAAACTGCCGGCAAAAGTGATGGCGCATTAACCAGTTTCAGCAGGCCGCCTCTGTTCCGGGCACTTTCTCAAGCTGGCCGGTCTGGAGGCCGCTCCTTCACGGTGGAAGAAGAGGGGTTAAAAAACCAGTCACATATCTGAGGTGTGACTGGTTTTTTTGTTGGCGGAAAGGGTGTATAATAAGTATAGGATCAGATTCGCAGGAGTGCAGGCATGATTATCTGGATAGCTGTTTATGTCATTTGGAACACAATTGCCTTTTTCCGGATGGGGGCTGATAAAAACTACGCCAAAACCGGCAGGGCGAGAATACCGGAACGGACTTTTTTTCTGTGGGCGGCGCTATTTGGCGCGGCCGGCATCTGGGGCGGTATGCTTTTTTTTCGGCATAAAACCCGCCACCGGTCTTTTCGCATCGCCATTCCGGCATTGCTGGCCCTCAATATTGGCCTTCTGGCAGTTCAGTTGGTCAGCTTTTACTAGCCCGGTTATGATAGGATACTGAAAGTTAAATTGCAGATTAAGGTGGGTACTCTAATGAACGATAACAATGCTGTAAAGGCGCCGGAGCCTGACGATAAGAAAAACGCGTATTTACTGCTGTTTTACAAAGATGAGATTTTGGTCGAAGTCCAAAACGGCGGTTGGCGGATACCCGCACTGGGGGCGGTTCCTTTATCGCGGACTGAGGCAGCCGCCCAGTATATCGGCGAATGGGCTGGCAAGCGTTACTATGGCGCCAACATCAATGAAAAACCGGAGTTTCCGGGCCTGACGTTTGTCAGGCTGAAGCAACTGTCCCAGCATACTCTCAAAGAGTATTGGCCGGTTGCCTTCCGGGCATATCATTTACTGAACTGGCTGAAAAACAACCGGTTTTGCGGCCGGTGCGGCCAGGCTATGCAATTGGTGGTCCAAGGGCAGGAACAGTCGTTAAATTGTACGTCCTGCAGTAATATTGTGTATCCCCGGATCTCGCCGGCGATCATTGTCGCCGTGTTTAAAGAAGATCAGATTTTGCTGGCTCATGCCAGCCGGTTTCCGCCGGGACGGTATAGTGTCATTGCCGGTTTCGTCGAACCAGGCGAAACCATGGAAAACTGTGTAAGGCGGGAACTGCGGGAAGAAGTGGGCCTTGAGGTGGATAACATCCAATACTTCGGCAGTCAGCCCTGGCCGTTTCCTGATTCCCTGATGATCGCGTTTACCGCCAATTATGTCAGTGGGCAGATTGCTGTTGATCATAGTGAAATACTCACGGCTGACTGGTTTTCGGCCCATACGCTGCCGGAAATTCCGGAAAAGGGGACGATTTCCCGCCAGCTCATTGACTGGTTTCTTCATCAACAGCAGCCGCCGGGGCAAATAGGTACCAACCATCATTCCCAGGATTAATATCAAATAACTGCTCATGGCCGGCGCTTTTTGTTATCGTCCTGTAACAGGAGCAATCCGGCTAAGGATGCGGTGATCATTGGGGTAATCCGGTCCAGCCGGCCGGAAGCAAATGCAGTTTGTCGATGAGCACATAGCTGAATTTTTTGCGGCTTTGAGACGTACCGCCAGTGCGGCGTTCATGAGAATGACAAGTAGGGGTGGGTATAATTGCAGGATTTAAGTTTAGTAATCGCCGCCAATTTGAAGCGGATTCGCGAAGAAAAGAAGCTGAGCCTGGATAAGGCGTCTGAGCTGACCAAAGTCAGCAAATCAATGCTGGGACAAATCGAGCGGGGCGAATCAAATCCCACGATTAACACCATCTGGCGGATTGCATCCGGGTTAAAGGTATCGTTTACTTCGCTGATCCATTTACCGCAGGCTGATGCCGTTATTGTACGCCGGGCTGAAGTGGAGCCGTTGATCGAGGATGGCGGCAGATACCGGGTTTATCCGGTATTTCCGTATGAAGACGGCCGCCGCTTTGAACTGTATCTGGTTGAAATTGATCAGGGCGGCTGCTATCACAGCACCCATCCCCATGTTGACGGCAGTAAGGAGTTTATTACTGTTATGGCCGGGGAATTGACGTTATTAACCAATGGCCAGACCTATACGCTGCAGCAAGGCGATTCCATCTGTTTCCGGGCGGACAAACCTCATGCCTACAAGAATACGGGCAGGGAACTGATCCGTTTAAGTATGGCCATTGATTATCCGGCAACGGTTGCAGCCGGCTAGCGTCAGGATGACAAAAGCATTCCGGGGGGTTCCCCATTCCTGGTGCTGCGAGGCGCTGTTTGGCCACCGGCCGGTGATGATGGGGCGAACGGTAACATACAATGACAGCTGCAAAGGGGATGGTAGTTTTGTCTAAAATCAGGGTTGGAATTTTATTTGGCGGCAAGTCGGCGGAGCATGAGGTTTCCCTGCAGTCAGCCCAAAATATTATTGATGCAATAGATAAAAGCAAATATGATGTTACCTTAATCGGCATAGACAAGGCGGGGCATTGGCGGTTGTACGACAGCTCACGGTTTTTACTGAACAGCAATGACCCGCGCCGTATTACCCTGAATAAGACCGGCCGGGAGGTCGCTTTGGTACCGGGTGCCGGTGTCGGGCAGCTGCTGGAAATCACCGGGCGGAAATCAGGCGCTGGAATTGATGTTATATTTCCCGTTTTGCATGGGCCGTACGGGGAAGACGGAACTGTTCAGGGCCTGCTGAAACTGGCTGACCTTCCTTTTGTCGGCGCCGGTGTGTTAGGGTCTGCGGTTGGTATGGATAAAGATGTAACCAAGCGTTTGCTGCGGGATGCGGGAATTCCTATCGCCGGATTCTTGACTTGCAGCAAGTGGGATCAGGCTGCGGCGAGATTTGACGAAGCTGTGCAAAAGTTAGGGCTGCCGCTGTTTGTCAAACCGGCCAATGCCGGTTCTTCCGTCGGGGTGAGCAAGGTTGTCAATGAAGAGCAGTTTACTGCAGCGCTGGCGGAGGCTTTTTGTTTTGATACTAAGGTTCTCATTGAAGAATGCATCACCGGCCGGGAACTGGAATGTGCTGTTCTGGGCAATGAAGCGCCGGTTGCTTCAAGTATCGGTGAGATTGCAGCCCAGCGGGAGTTTTATTCTTATGAAGCAAAATATATTGATGAAGCCGGCGCTGTTCTGACTATCCCGGCTGAACTGCCTGCAGCGGCCGCCGCGCGCATTCAGGCGCTGGCGGTCAGGGCTTTCCAGACGCTTTGCTGTGAAGGCATGGCCAGGGTGGATTTCTTTTTGACAAAGGACAACCAGGCTGTTGTTAATGAAATTAATACCATTCCCGGCTTTACTGCAGTCAGCATGTACCCTAAATTATGGGAAGTCAGCGGGATAAGTTATGGCGAGCTTATCGATAAACTGATTCAACTGGCGCTGGAACGGCAGGTCAGAGAGCGGCAGTTGAAAACTTCTTATCATAAACCCTGATCGCCACAGCCGGCAATGGCGGTTGTGGCTGCAATAATATAGCTTGCCGGTTTTCATGTAAACCTGCTATAGTTAAAGAATAGCGTGTAAATGACGGCAGGGATGGAAGGCAAGCAAATGCGGGGTGAAAGTGTGACAGACAACAGCTTGGATTATCAGGGAGCAACCATAGAAGAATTAAGCGCAATGATTGCGGCGGAACCGGAAAATGAAACGCCTTATTATTATCGGGCCGCCGCTTACTGTGAGCAATGGCAGTATGAAGAGGCGATTATGGATTATACCACCGTGCTGGAAATGAATTCGTATCATACAGATGCCTATTATCACCGGGCAGTTGTTTATGCCAAGTTAAACATGTATGACGCCGTTATCCTGGATTGCAGTATGGCGCTGGATATTGATCCCGAATATGCAGGGGCTTATTTGGAACGGGCGGCGGCGTATTATGAGCAACAGCGGTATGACAAGGCTGTCATTGACTATGGTAATTTTATTCAGTTGCGGCCGGAGTTTGCCGCAGCTTATGATTTCCGCGCCAGCGCTTACCGGGCATTAGGAGAGTATGAAGCAGCCATTGCGGACTATAGCCGGGCGATTGAGCTGGCCCCGGAGGCGGCGGGCAGTTATTACCAACGGGCCGCGGTTTACCGGCAGCAGCTGCTTTATCCTGCGGCGATTGACGATTATACCAGAGTCATTGAGCTTGAGCCGCAGCATGCCGATGCTTATTTCAATCGCGGCCTGGTTTACGATGAGCAGAAGCAGTATCAAAAGGCTCTGGCCGACTATCAGCAAACCATTGCCATCAACCTGGAATATAGCGGCGCTTATTATCACCGGGCCGGAATTTACTGCGGTCAAGGCGATTTTGAAAGCGCTCTGGCCGATTATAGCAAAGTCATTGAGCTTTCGCCTGATGATTTTGGCGGTTACTACCGGCGGGGCGCCGTGTACCAGGCGCAGAAACGCTTCCGGCAAGCCATTGCCGATTATACCCGGGCGATTGAACTTGAGCCGGAGCTGGCGGCCTGCTATTACTACCGGGCGACAGCCTATCACGAGTTAAACTGTTACCAGGAGGCGGTCGGCGACTATACCCGGGCAATTGAACTTGAGCCGCGGGCGATTGCCTACTATTACCGGGCGGCGGTCTATCGGGAGCTGGACCTGCTGGCCGAGGCGATAACCGATTACGGACAAGCCATCAGCCTGGAACCGGCGGATGCCGATTATTATTTTTACCGGGGTTCGGCCTACCAGCAGCTGGGCGAACATCAACAGGCTGTTGCCGACTATAGCCGGGCCATTGAGCTGGATGCTCAGGCGGCTGTTTATCATTACCGGGCGGAGTGCTATTATGCGCTTGGCAATTACGCAGCGGCCATTACTGATTACAGCCGGGCGATCGAATTAGAGCCCGATAGCGCCGAGGCTTATTATCAGCGGGCTATGGCGTATTTTGCCAATCGCCGCTTTGAAGAGGCTATGGCTGATATTGACCGCGCCTGGGAAATTGATCCCGCGTATGGCCGGACTGACGGGTAAGCGTAGCCGGCGGCCAGAACGTCCGCAAGCAACCCCAAGACGCCTAGTATTCAAAAATACAGACAGGGATCTTGTTTGAAAACAAGGTCCCTGTCTGTATTTTTTTGTGTGTCCAGGTAAGCGTCCGGGAAGCGTTTTGCGGGGCAAGCTTCGCTTATGCCGCCGATTTATTGAGCAAATCTTGCACCGAGGTCAAAGGCTTTTTGACAGTCCAGCGGAAACTGTTCCCGGCGTCTTTGGGCTTTTGCTGCTTCGTCAAACGCTGTCACAACATATTTGGAATAATCGGTGAACTGATAGGTATCATTGGCAAACAGCGTCTCCAAACTGCCGAAAAGCCGCGCAAGGGCCTGTTCGGTTCCTGCAAAAATTCGGTCATAGCCGTATTCTTTCATGCGTTCTTCGCTGACATTCATGGTGTATATAAAGCCAACCGGGATTTTTCGGGGAAAAAGCGTGGAGTAGGCTTTGTCGTAAACCAGATAGGGAAAAGCCATCCGTTCAAGCAGGGAGCGCATTTCACCGGTGACGCCGTGAAAGTAGATGGGCGACCCCAAAATAACGGCGTCTGCAGCGGCAATTTTTTCGAGCACAGGGGTTAACGCATCTTTTACCGCACACTTGCCGTAGCTTTTTCCATGTTTGAGCTTACAGGCGAAACAGCTGATACAGCCTTTAAAGCTGAGATCGTAAAGATGGATAAGCTCGGTCTCCGCTCCCTGTGCCGCCGCCCCCTCCAGCGATTTCTCCAGAAGGGTCGCCGTATTCCAGTTTTTACGCGGACTGCCGTTAATGGCCAATACGGTCATAAGGCAATACCTCCTTTTGTTTAGTATCTACCACAAAGTTTAAGCTTAATCCGGCGAAAATAAAAGTATGCACTTTTAAGGTATTTACTATACAAAAGGATAGTAGCGTAAGGTTTTCAGAACGGCGGGGCAAGCGTCTGCATCAAATGCCGATTTTGTGGTTACAATTTTAGATGTTACCTTATGCAGTTAGGTGGTTATGTAATGTGCATAATGCTGTTGATTTAACGCCGCCGGCAGCCAACCCTGGGCATACTTATATGATGATATTCTATCATGATGAAATTGCCGTTAAGAACGGGAATGGCAGGCCGAAACTTCCATCAGTGCTGGATGTGATAAACTGGAGTATTGAAGTGGCTGACGCACAGTATGTTGGCTCGCTGAACGGAGCCGGCTGTTATGGAATGATATTGCGCAGTCCGGTCAAATTAGCCGGAGGCTGCTTTGAAAAACTGGCCCAACTGCCGGGCCGTATCGGCAGTCAGGCGCTAGAGCTGGCATTTCGGGCTTTTCATATTATCAACTGG includes:
- a CDS encoding sodium ion-translocating decarboxylase subunit beta, which codes for LGAVAFVFDTAGGVLFAKLMNLFSKTKINPMIGACGISAFPMSGRVIAKMALKEDPTNFIIQHAIGVNVAGQVASVVAGGLVLALIPALTK
- a CDS encoding SLC13 family permease, whose amino-acid sequence is MLGMSVAALASLVAIVIVVGISMINEELNIGIVAIAFAIVVGSFFADLNAVQIMSSLPINLFMILVGVTFLFGIATTNGTLEKLTANAIRLAKGNTALIPLIIFMLITIITTIGPGNIATVALMAPVVMAIAARIGINAFLMTLLIVGAANGAAFSPIAPSGIISNSIVAKIAPQLDALGQSIGDLNTFGWKIHLNSEIAQIAANIGGFMVLGGWKWIVSQRNSSLNIDDIAPKPEPFNKNQIMTLVAVVILVLLVILPSMAVTKGLFSPSVLKLIGTGDSVNVGAIAFLLSSVLLILNAGDSKATVKSMPWPVIIMVCGMGILIDVMDKAGGLNALVNIIASVSNETTITGVLALVTGVISAYSSSSGVVMPMFLPMVPGLIQELGGGSAAAMISSINVGSHLVDTSPLSLFGAICIACADEKEDKGKLFRNLMIWGFSMAAVGAVICYIFFGLLSL
- a CDS encoding DUF1294 domain-containing protein; amino-acid sequence: MIIWIAVYVIWNTIAFFRMGADKNYAKTGRARIPERTFFLWAALFGAAGIWGGMLFFRHKTRHRSFRIAIPALLALNIGLLAVQLVSFY
- the nudC gene encoding NAD(+) diphosphatase, which gives rise to MNDNNAVKAPEPDDKKNAYLLLFYKDEILVEVQNGGWRIPALGAVPLSRTEAAAQYIGEWAGKRYYGANINEKPEFPGLTFVRLKQLSQHTLKEYWPVAFRAYHLLNWLKNNRFCGRCGQAMQLVVQGQEQSLNCTSCSNIVYPRISPAIIVAVFKEDQILLAHASRFPPGRYSVIAGFVEPGETMENCVRRELREEVGLEVDNIQYFGSQPWPFPDSLMIAFTANYVSGQIAVDHSEILTADWFSAHTLPEIPEKGTISRQLIDWFLHQQQPPGQIGTNHHSQD
- a CDS encoding helix-turn-helix domain-containing protein — its product is MQDLSLVIAANLKRIREEKKLSLDKASELTKVSKSMLGQIERGESNPTINTIWRIASGLKVSFTSLIHLPQADAVIVRRAEVEPLIEDGGRYRVYPVFPYEDGRRFELYLVEIDQGGCYHSTHPHVDGSKEFITVMAGELTLLTNGQTYTLQQGDSICFRADKPHAYKNTGRELIRLSMAIDYPATVAAG
- the ddlA gene encoding D-alanine--D-alanine ligase; translation: MSKIRVGILFGGKSAEHEVSLQSAQNIIDAIDKSKYDVTLIGIDKAGHWRLYDSSRFLLNSNDPRRITLNKTGREVALVPGAGVGQLLEITGRKSGAGIDVIFPVLHGPYGEDGTVQGLLKLADLPFVGAGVLGSAVGMDKDVTKRLLRDAGIPIAGFLTCSKWDQAAARFDEAVQKLGLPLFVKPANAGSSVGVSKVVNEEQFTAALAEAFCFDTKVLIEECITGRELECAVLGNEAPVASSIGEIAAQREFYSYEAKYIDEAGAVLTIPAELPAAAAARIQALAVRAFQTLCCEGMARVDFFLTKDNQAVVNEINTIPGFTAVSMYPKLWEVSGISYGELIDKLIQLALERQVRERQLKTSYHKP
- a CDS encoding tetratricopeptide repeat protein, which translates into the protein MRGESVTDNSLDYQGATIEELSAMIAAEPENETPYYYRAAAYCEQWQYEEAIMDYTTVLEMNSYHTDAYYHRAVVYAKLNMYDAVILDCSMALDIDPEYAGAYLERAAAYYEQQRYDKAVIDYGNFIQLRPEFAAAYDFRASAYRALGEYEAAIADYSRAIELAPEAAGSYYQRAAVYRQQLLYPAAIDDYTRVIELEPQHADAYFNRGLVYDEQKQYQKALADYQQTIAINLEYSGAYYHRAGIYCGQGDFESALADYSKVIELSPDDFGGYYRRGAVYQAQKRFRQAIADYTRAIELEPELAACYYYRATAYHELNCYQEAVGDYTRAIELEPRAIAYYYRAAVYRELDLLAEAITDYGQAISLEPADADYYFYRGSAYQQLGEHQQAVADYSRAIELDAQAAVYHYRAECYYALGNYAAAITDYSRAIELEPDSAEAYYQRAMAYFANRRFEEAMADIDRAWEIDPAYGRTDG
- a CDS encoding flavodoxin family protein — its product is MTVLAINGSPRKNWNTATLLEKSLEGAAAQGAETELIHLYDLSFKGCISCFACKLKHGKSYGKCAVKDALTPVLEKIAAADAVILGSPIYFHGVTGEMRSLLERMAFPYLVYDKAYSTLFPRKIPVGFIYTMNVSEERMKEYGYDRIFAGTEQALARLFGSLETLFANDTYQFTDYSKYVVTAFDEAAKAQRRREQFPLDCQKAFDLGARFAQ